A portion of the Flavobacterium limnophilum genome contains these proteins:
- a CDS encoding mechanosensitive ion channel domain-containing protein — MVFFKDYTQEIFGTGILLILVVLSRLIVSKLVRSFAKRSQTIEKRTRLVLKYIHLLMNILAVIALIIIWGVQTKDIFIVLSSITTVVGVAMFAQWSILSNITSGIILFFSFPYKIGDFIFIHDKDFPIEAEIEDIGAFHVYLKTKEGEIIVYPNNLMLQIGITILKHPEEQIEFTD, encoded by the coding sequence ATGGTATTTTTCAAAGATTATACACAGGAAATATTTGGTACGGGGATTCTATTGATCTTGGTGGTCTTGTCAAGACTGATTGTTTCAAAATTGGTTAGAAGTTTTGCAAAAAGGAGCCAAACCATAGAAAAAAGAACTCGATTAGTTCTTAAATACATTCATTTACTGATGAATATTTTGGCCGTAATCGCTTTAATAATCATTTGGGGAGTCCAAACCAAAGATATTTTTATAGTACTTTCTTCCATTACCACAGTCGTTGGAGTGGCCATGTTTGCACAATGGTCGATTTTGAGCAATATCACGTCAGGGATTATTTTGTTCTTTTCTTTTCCGTATAAAATAGGAGACTTTATTTTCATTCACGACAAAGATTTTCCAATCGAGGCTGAAATAGAGGATATTGGCGCTTTTCACGTGTATTTGAAAACCAAAGAAGGGGAAATAATAGTTTATCCCAACAATTTGATGTTGCAAATTGGAATAACAATTTTAAAACATCCTGAAGAGCAAATAGAGTTTACAGATTGA
- a CDS encoding sodium:solute symporter has product MQLFDWIVLIVTLLFIVIYGVWKTKGSKNVEDYILGSNETPWYTVGLSVMATQASAITFLSTPGQAYHDGMGFLQFYFGLPIAMVVICVTFIPLYHKYKVFTAYEYLEKRFDLKTRSLAAILFLVQRGLGTGLTIYAPAIILSALLGWNLTVMNIVIGVLVIIYTFSGGTKAVNVTQKQQMFVIMSGMFITFFLILYYLPNDMTFTSALHIAGANDKMDIVDFSFNPEEKYTFWSGITGGFFLALAYFGTDQSQVGRYLSGKSVRESQMGLIMNGLLKVPMQFFILLTGVMVFVFFQFNPVPLNFNPNNKTLIEKSSFKNEYHALEKQLESLSEDKKVINLLYIDQLNQDYDNPILRKEMVALSSKEKDLRDHAKELIQKADDRSETNDKDYVFFHFILHYLPKGLIGLLLAVIISAAMSSTASGLNALASTTAIDIYKRNVKEEKSERHYVNVTKFFTLFWGIVAILFASIGTLFENLIQLVNIVGSIFYGTVLGIFLVGFYIKHVRAQAIFYSAVISQLTIFIIYYFAIFIYPSGEEKLGYLWLNFIGAMLAIALSLIMQATIFRKKMQIA; this is encoded by the coding sequence ATGCAACTATTTGACTGGATTGTACTTATTGTAACCTTGCTGTTTATTGTAATTTATGGCGTTTGGAAAACCAAAGGAAGCAAGAATGTGGAAGATTATATTCTTGGAAGCAACGAAACCCCTTGGTACACTGTTGGACTTTCGGTCATGGCGACACAAGCCAGTGCGATTACTTTTCTATCGACACCCGGACAAGCCTATCACGACGGAATGGGGTTTTTGCAATTCTATTTTGGCCTGCCCATTGCGATGGTAGTTATTTGTGTCACATTTATTCCGTTGTATCATAAATATAAAGTTTTTACCGCCTACGAATACCTCGAAAAGCGTTTCGATTTAAAGACGCGTTCGTTGGCAGCCATTCTTTTCTTGGTGCAGAGAGGTTTGGGAACTGGATTGACCATTTATGCTCCGGCAATAATTCTTTCGGCTTTGTTGGGTTGGAATTTGACAGTAATGAACATCGTGATTGGTGTTTTGGTCATCATTTATACTTTTTCGGGTGGAACCAAAGCTGTAAATGTGACCCAGAAACAGCAAATGTTCGTGATTATGTCGGGAATGTTTATCACTTTCTTTTTGATTTTGTATTATTTGCCCAACGACATGACTTTTACCAGTGCTTTGCATATTGCTGGAGCCAATGACAAAATGGATATCGTCGATTTTTCGTTTAATCCGGAAGAAAAATATACCTTTTGGAGCGGAATTACAGGCGGTTTTTTCTTGGCTTTGGCTTATTTTGGAACCGATCAATCCCAAGTGGGACGCTATTTATCCGGAAAATCGGTTCGGGAAAGCCAAATGGGATTGATCATGAACGGACTCCTGAAAGTGCCGATGCAGTTCTTTATTTTGCTAACGGGAGTGATGGTTTTCGTGTTTTTCCAATTCAATCCGGTTCCCTTGAATTTTAATCCCAATAATAAAACATTGATAGAAAAATCGTCTTTTAAAAACGAATACCATGCCCTTGAAAAACAATTGGAATCCCTTTCCGAAGACAAGAAAGTGATTAATTTGTTGTACATCGACCAACTCAACCAGGATTACGACAATCCAATTCTTCGAAAGGAAATGGTTGCGTTATCGAGCAAGGAAAAAGATTTGCGGGATCACGCCAAAGAACTCATTCAAAAAGCGGATGACCGCAGCGAAACCAATGACAAGGATTACGTGTTTTTCCACTTTATTTTGCACTATTTGCCCAAAGGTTTGATTGGTTTGTTGTTGGCAGTAATTATTTCGGCTGCTATGTCTTCCACGGCTTCGGGATTGAACGCCTTGGCATCGACTACTGCTATCGATATTTACAAACGTAATGTAAAGGAAGAAAAATCAGAAAGACATTATGTGAACGTCACCAAATTTTTTACCCTCTTTTGGGGAATTGTAGCCATCCTTTTTGCCAGTATTGGAACCTTGTTTGAAAACCTGATTCAATTGGTCAATATTGTGGGCTCCATTTTCTACGGAACGGTTTTGGGGATTTTCTTGGTAGGTTTTTATATTAAACATGTTCGTGCTCAAGCCATATTTTATAGTGCTGTCATAAGTCAATTGACCATTTTTATCATATATTATTTTGCTATTTTTATCTATCCGAGTGGAGAAGAAAAATTGGGTTATTTGTGGCTCAACTTCATTGGGGCAATGCTGGCCATAGCATTGTCATTAATCATGCAAGCCACAATTTTTAGAAAAAAAATGCAAATCGCATAA
- a CDS encoding HAD family hydrolase: MTQTVIFDMDGVIVDTEPVHSYAYFQHFAELNIDVSKDMFTSFMGNSTRNTFQKLKEMFPIEGEVEELIQRKRTLFNDAFDSKEDLYLIEGVEKLIQDLHGNGMQLILASSAAKVTIDRVFRRFNLHQYFTHIVSGEDFPHSKPHPAIFEHAASLSVAPKENCIIIEDSTNGIRAAKAAGIFCVGYNSENSKLQDLSLADVVVEHLDELSFELISKY, translated from the coding sequence ATGACACAAACCGTAATATTTGACATGGATGGCGTAATCGTCGACACGGAACCCGTTCACAGTTATGCTTATTTTCAACATTTTGCCGAATTGAACATTGACGTTTCCAAAGACATGTTTACTTCCTTTATGGGAAATTCTACCCGAAACACCTTCCAAAAACTGAAAGAGATGTTCCCTATCGAGGGCGAAGTCGAGGAGTTAATCCAAAGAAAAAGAACCCTTTTCAATGATGCTTTCGACAGTAAAGAGGATTTGTACCTGATAGAAGGCGTCGAGAAATTAATACAGGATTTGCACGGCAACGGCATGCAATTGATACTGGCTTCCTCGGCGGCAAAAGTGACTATCGATCGTGTTTTCAGACGTTTTAATTTACACCAATATTTTACCCATATCGTGAGCGGGGAAGATTTTCCCCATTCGAAACCGCATCCAGCCATCTTTGAACACGCTGCGAGCTTGTCGGTTGCGCCAAAAGAAAATTGCATCATTATAGAAGACAGTACCAACGGCATCAGGGCTGCCAAAGCGGCCGGCATTTTTTGCGTGGGCTACAACAGCGAAAATTCGAAACTGCAGGATTTATCCTTGGCAGACGTGGTAGTAGAACATCTTGACGAATTGAGTTTTGAATTGATTTCGAAATACTAA
- a CDS encoding Maf-like protein: protein MLKNKLQKYKLILASGSPRRQQFFKDLDLDFEIRLKEIEEIFPPELKAEEITNYLAELKANAFEGELQNDEILITSDTIVWHDNKALGKPKDEQDAFKILKSLSNATHEVITSVCFKTNVDVEVIYEVTQVTFNELSDEAIRYYIENYKPFDKAGAYGIQEWIGFVGVSKIEGSYANVMGMPTDKVYEYLSKLA from the coding sequence ATGCTTAAAAATAAACTGCAAAAATACAAATTAATTTTGGCTTCGGGTTCGCCAAGACGCCAGCAATTCTTTAAGGACTTGGATCTGGATTTCGAAATTCGGTTGAAAGAAATTGAGGAAATTTTCCCGCCGGAACTAAAAGCTGAAGAAATTACCAATTATTTGGCAGAATTGAAAGCCAATGCTTTTGAAGGCGAATTGCAAAATGACGAAATCCTGATAACAAGTGACACGATTGTTTGGCACGACAACAAGGCTTTGGGCAAACCAAAAGACGAACAAGATGCTTTTAAAATCCTGAAATCGCTATCGAATGCCACTCACGAAGTCATCACTTCGGTTTGTTTCAAGACCAATGTCGATGTTGAAGTTATCTATGAGGTTACCCAAGTTACTTTCAACGAATTGAGTGATGAAGCCATCCGCTATTATATCGAAAACTACAAACCTTTCGACAAAGCGGGAGCTTACGGCATTCAGGAATGGATAGGTTTTGTGGGCGTTTCCAAAATTGAAGGCTCCTATGCCAATGTTATGGGCATGCCAACCGATAAAGTTTACGAATATTTGAGTAAATTAGCATAA
- a CDS encoding c-type cytochrome, giving the protein MKNMKKILFGLAILAAFTFTQTTNAQAKPKGKEWKTPAADASKKNPLKAGDANAISEGKALWGTNCKSCHGVKGLGDGTKAEKIDISCGDFSSKEFQSTTDGEMFYKTKIGRKPMPSYKEKLSDTEIWQLVVYMRTMKK; this is encoded by the coding sequence ATGAAAAACATGAAAAAAATCCTTTTTGGGCTAGCTATTTTGGCGGCCTTTACGTTCACTCAAACCACTAATGCGCAAGCAAAACCGAAAGGTAAAGAATGGAAAACTCCAGCTGCCGATGCAAGCAAGAAAAACCCATTAAAAGCTGGTGATGCAAATGCCATCAGTGAAGGAAAAGCGCTTTGGGGAACAAATTGTAAATCTTGTCACGGGGTTAAAGGACTTGGTGATGGAACAAAAGCAGAAAAAATTGATATTTCTTGCGGTGATTTCTCGTCAAAAGAATTTCAATCAACTACAGATGGTGAAATGTTTTATAAAACTAAAATAGGAAGAAAACCAATGCCTTCTTACAAAGAAAAATTAAGCGATACGGAAATTTGGCAATTAGTGGTTTATATGAGAACCATGAAAAAATAG
- a CDS encoding 4Fe-4S dicluster domain-containing protein — MEKENNNSSRRNFLRLGALGGIALAGTAIAKAVADESPTTTGKKVKVLTADGKLVEVDSSHIDHHAANDDFSKEELRQGIEGKKFIRVIDLAKCANERKCITGCQKAHNILAPIEYIKVKKMQDSELAAPYWFPTMCYHCDNPPCVKVCPVDATFKRSDGIVAMDYDRCIGCKFCMAACPYSARTFNFGRPEQLKFTEEHKNDTSDPNHCTTPYAQEGTVAKCDFCTDRSAKGLLPACVVECPNGAIYHGDELEDVVTNGEDTLRLKKLLEDRAGYRQFEELGTKPRVYYLPPVKRDFPFEDATEAQNTKE; from the coding sequence ATGGAAAAAGAAAACAATAATTCAAGCCGCCGAAATTTTCTAAGGCTCGGTGCTTTAGGAGGAATAGCCTTGGCTGGAACTGCAATTGCAAAAGCAGTTGCCGACGAAAGTCCTACAACTACCGGCAAGAAAGTAAAAGTGCTTACTGCCGACGGTAAATTAGTGGAAGTAGACAGTTCACATATAGATCATCATGCAGCAAATGATGATTTCTCCAAGGAAGAATTACGTCAAGGAATTGAAGGAAAGAAATTCATAAGGGTTATTGATTTGGCCAAATGTGCCAACGAAAGAAAATGTATTACGGGTTGCCAAAAAGCACACAATATTTTGGCGCCTATCGAATACATCAAGGTAAAGAAAATGCAGGATTCAGAACTTGCAGCGCCTTACTGGTTCCCAACCATGTGCTACCATTGCGACAATCCTCCTTGCGTAAAAGTGTGTCCTGTTGACGCCACTTTCAAACGTTCTGACGGTATAGTTGCCATGGATTACGATCGATGCATTGGATGTAAATTCTGTATGGCAGCATGTCCTTATTCTGCGCGTACTTTCAATTTTGGAAGACCCGAACAATTAAAATTTACCGAAGAGCACAAGAACGACACTTCAGACCCCAACCATTGCACAACGCCTTATGCACAAGAAGGAACAGTGGCAAAATGTGATTTCTGCACGGATCGTTCTGCAAAAGGATTATTGCCGGCTTGCGTTGTTGAATGTCCAAATGGCGCCATCTATCACGGAGACGAATTGGAAGATGTGGTGACGAATGGCGAAGATACTCTTAGACTAAAAAAACTATTGGAAGACAGGGCAGGGTACCGCCAATTTGAAGAATTGGGAACCAAGCCAAGGGTTTATTACCTGCCACCCGTGAAACGTGATTTTCCGTTTGAAGATGCAACCGAAGCCCAAAACACAAAAGAATAA
- a CDS encoding PIG-L family deacetylase, which translates to MQKVLIRFLVIFLLSFQIIHAQKAKKPSSVEIYNQIQKLNFLGSVLYVAAHPDDENTRLISYFSNETKARTAYLSLTRGDGGQNLIGSQLRELLGVIRTQELIEARKIDGGEQIFTRANDFGFSKNPEETLEIWDKEKVLSDIIFAIRKFQPDVIINRFDHRTSGNTHGHHSASAILSVESFNKANDPTVFPEQLSLVQPWQTKRQFFNPSWWFYGSQEKFKAADKTNFISLQTGVYYTSLGKSNQEIAALSRSCHQSQGFGSTGSRGEETEYLEQINGDILKDKVSVFEGIDTSWNRVEGGKPIGELLTKIANDFDFTTPSSSIPDLAKAYSMIQALSENHWKSLKSQEIKNTIAACAGLYLEAVSQIQETTPGSLVKLKIEAINRSSADVELISLTTLPDGKMNPKNLVLVTNVLHNSTIDLQLPSAIEYTQPYWLKEKGTEGIYTVSDQKNIGISDVFREVEVVFNLRINGVEIPFERTVVYKYNDGVKGEMYNYLDIVPEVATSILDKVSLFKDNKKKYIAVKIKAGKDDVKGDLTLELPINWLVVPKSIPFGLEKKGNEQTFYFEVTSPSTTEEVLAKSIAVIDGKRYDNEQIIIDFDHITKQQVLKTSEAKFIRMDLKTNNERIGYIMGAGDQVPNSLRQMGYKVSLIHPEEISPEKLANFDVIITGIRAFNTVKVLANKQNVLFEFVKSGKTMIVQYNTPDVIYNIAPYSMTISQDRVTDENAEVRFLTPNHPVLNWPNKITAKDFEGWKQEQGLYYPKEFDKAFIPILSSNDKGESPKNGALLVAPYGKGYYIYTGLSLFRELPEGVSGAYKLLSNMISLKNPVTIPAEKVKP; encoded by the coding sequence ATGCAGAAAGTTTTGATTCGATTTCTTGTTATATTTCTTCTTTCTTTCCAAATAATACATGCGCAAAAAGCCAAAAAACCAAGTTCGGTAGAAATTTACAATCAAATCCAAAAGCTAAATTTCCTGGGCTCGGTACTTTATGTTGCAGCACATCCCGATGACGAAAACACCCGATTGATTTCTTATTTTTCCAATGAAACAAAGGCAAGAACCGCTTATTTATCGTTAACTCGCGGCGATGGCGGACAAAACTTGATTGGTTCCCAACTGCGAGAATTATTAGGTGTAATTCGAACCCAAGAATTAATTGAAGCCCGAAAAATAGACGGAGGTGAACAAATTTTCACACGTGCCAATGATTTTGGTTTTTCCAAAAATCCTGAGGAAACATTAGAAATTTGGGACAAAGAAAAAGTACTTTCGGACATTATTTTTGCCATTCGAAAATTTCAACCCGATGTGATTATCAATCGCTTTGATCATAGAACATCTGGTAACACTCACGGTCATCATTCGGCTTCGGCAATCTTGAGCGTTGAAAGTTTTAATAAAGCCAACGATCCAACAGTTTTTCCCGAGCAATTGAGTTTGGTTCAACCTTGGCAAACCAAACGCCAATTTTTTAATCCTTCTTGGTGGTTTTACGGTAGTCAGGAGAAATTTAAAGCTGCTGATAAGACCAATTTCATTTCTCTGCAAACTGGGGTTTATTATACGTCGTTAGGAAAATCAAATCAGGAAATTGCTGCCTTGAGTCGCAGTTGCCATCAGTCGCAAGGTTTTGGAAGTACTGGAAGTCGAGGAGAAGAAACTGAATATTTGGAACAAATTAATGGCGATATTCTAAAAGATAAAGTGTCTGTTTTTGAAGGGATTGACACTTCTTGGAATCGGGTAGAAGGTGGGAAACCGATAGGTGAATTGCTAACAAAAATTGCAAATGATTTTGATTTTACAACGCCATCATCAAGTATTCCAGATTTGGCGAAAGCCTATTCGATGATTCAAGCATTGAGCGAAAATCATTGGAAATCCTTAAAATCTCAAGAAATTAAAAATACAATTGCAGCTTGTGCAGGTTTGTATCTTGAAGCGGTATCACAAATTCAAGAAACAACACCAGGAAGTCTAGTAAAATTGAAAATTGAAGCGATAAATAGAAGTTCAGCCGATGTTGAATTAATAAGTTTGACTACTTTGCCTGATGGAAAAATGAATCCTAAAAATTTGGTATTAGTAACTAACGTTTTGCACAATAGTACCATCGATTTGCAATTGCCTTCAGCCATCGAATACACGCAACCTTATTGGTTAAAAGAAAAAGGTACCGAGGGAATTTACACTGTTTCTGATCAAAAAAACATTGGAATTTCTGATGTTTTTAGAGAAGTTGAAGTGGTTTTCAATCTTCGAATTAATGGAGTTGAAATTCCTTTTGAACGAACTGTCGTGTACAAATACAACGACGGTGTAAAGGGTGAAATGTATAATTATTTGGACATTGTTCCAGAAGTTGCCACAAGCATTTTAGATAAAGTATCACTTTTCAAAGACAATAAAAAGAAATACATTGCTGTAAAAATTAAGGCTGGAAAAGATGATGTAAAAGGAGATTTGACATTGGAATTGCCCATAAATTGGCTTGTTGTACCAAAATCAATTCCTTTTGGTTTAGAAAAAAAAGGTAACGAGCAAACTTTCTATTTTGAAGTAACATCACCCAGTACTACAGAAGAAGTTTTAGCAAAAAGTATTGCTGTTATTGATGGTAAAAGGTATGATAATGAGCAAATTATTATCGATTTTGATCATATTACAAAACAGCAAGTCCTAAAAACATCGGAAGCTAAGTTTATTCGGATGGATTTGAAAACGAATAACGAAAGAATAGGTTATATTATGGGTGCTGGCGATCAGGTCCCCAATAGTTTAAGACAAATGGGTTACAAAGTATCTTTAATTCATCCCGAGGAAATATCTCCTGAAAAGCTAGCCAATTTTGATGTAATTATCACTGGAATTCGTGCTTTTAACACAGTTAAAGTATTGGCAAACAAGCAAAATGTCTTGTTCGAATTTGTGAAATCTGGAAAAACAATGATCGTACAATACAATACTCCCGATGTGATTTATAATATTGCACCTTATTCGATGACTATTTCACAAGACAGAGTCACGGACGAAAATGCCGAAGTCCGATTTTTAACGCCCAATCATCCCGTCTTAAATTGGCCTAATAAAATTACTGCGAAAGATTTCGAAGGTTGGAAACAAGAGCAAGGTTTGTATTATCCAAAAGAATTTGACAAAGCATTTATACCCATTTTATCTTCTAATGATAAAGGAGAATCGCCCAAAAATGGAGCTTTATTAGTAGCTCCTTACGGAAAAGGGTATTATATTTACACGGGATTAAGTCTTTTTAGGGAATTACCCGAAGGAGTTTCTGGGGCTTATAAATTGTTGTCCAATATGATTTCTTTGAAAAATCCAGTGACTATTCCTGCCGAAAAAGTGAAGCCTTAA
- a CDS encoding DUF2911 domain-containing protein — protein sequence MKKIIVILAMMIANFAIEAQVKTPQASPKSTLSQVVGLTNVEIVYSRPSAKGRDVFNNLVPFGKLWRTGANENTTISFSDDVIVDGKKLPKGKYALYTNPRADNWEIIFYSDTNNWGNPETWDETKVALKTTAKSEHSEKFVESLTIAINNLDNNFAHLEISWEKTLVAIKFEVPTQKTAMASIDKALAGPTAGDYYSSAQYLLQSNGDLTKGLTYIDKALELSKDKPFYYYRLKSLIQAKQGDKKGAIETAKLSLAGAEAAKNQDYVKMNKDSIADWSKN from the coding sequence ATGAAAAAAATAATTGTTATATTGGCCATGATGATTGCCAATTTCGCCATTGAAGCACAAGTAAAAACACCTCAGGCAAGCCCAAAATCGACATTGAGCCAAGTTGTGGGTTTAACCAATGTTGAAATTGTTTATTCCAGACCCAGTGCCAAAGGCAGAGATGTATTCAATAATTTGGTGCCTTTCGGCAAATTGTGGAGAACCGGCGCCAACGAGAACACGACCATCTCTTTTAGCGACGACGTGATTGTTGACGGCAAAAAATTACCCAAAGGGAAATATGCCTTGTACACTAATCCGAGAGCCGACAATTGGGAAATCATTTTCTATTCCGACACCAATAATTGGGGAAATCCCGAAACTTGGGACGAGACAAAAGTGGCCTTAAAAACTACCGCCAAATCAGAACATTCAGAAAAATTTGTTGAGAGTTTAACCATCGCCATCAACAATCTGGACAATAATTTTGCCCATTTAGAAATTTCTTGGGAAAAAACACTGGTTGCCATCAAGTTTGAAGTTCCAACACAAAAAACGGCAATGGCCAGTATCGACAAGGCTCTGGCTGGACCAACGGCCGGCGATTATTATTCTTCAGCACAATATTTATTGCAATCCAATGGTGATTTGACAAAAGGCTTGACTTATATCGATAAAGCTTTAGAATTAAGCAAAGACAAACCTTTTTATTACTATCGTCTAAAATCGTTGATTCAAGCCAAACAAGGCGATAAAAAAGGAGCAATTGAAACAGCCAAACTGTCTCTTGCCGGTGCAGAAGCCGCAAAAAACCAAGATTACGTAAAAATGAACAAAGACAGTATTGCCGATTGGAGCAAGAATTAA
- a CDS encoding DUF5777 family beta-barrel protein, which translates to MKLYKSIFIAVFALPMMLLAQEQKDTITTVKEDSIAPVKEVEYERAAFESTSLIENQTDRVYSKGTIEMIMNHRFGLVTGTNDMIGIWAPANIRLAVNYSITDRITVGFGTTKDARLQDFCLKTALLKQTVDGKMPVSVTYYGNWAISALPKENFYHTSDRWSFFNQIIIAKKLSKTFSLQLAPSYSHYNVIDAPMSNDLFAVEFGGRAKVTSSMSILLDVNQPITSQEIAPKSGFSVGTEFSTVGHSFQIFISNYRGIVNQQSNMFNQYEFFEGDFAIGFNISRTW; encoded by the coding sequence ATGAAATTATACAAATCAATATTTATAGCCGTTTTTGCTTTGCCAATGATGCTATTGGCACAAGAACAAAAAGATACCATTACAACCGTTAAAGAAGACAGCATAGCACCAGTTAAAGAAGTTGAATACGAGCGCGCTGCTTTTGAAAGCACCTCATTAATAGAGAATCAAACCGATAGGGTGTATTCAAAAGGAACTATCGAAATGATCATGAATCACCGTTTTGGCCTTGTAACGGGAACCAATGACATGATTGGAATCTGGGCTCCTGCCAATATTCGTCTGGCCGTAAATTACTCCATAACGGATCGTATTACTGTTGGTTTTGGAACTACAAAAGACGCTAGATTACAAGATTTTTGTCTAAAAACTGCTTTGTTGAAACAAACGGTCGACGGCAAAATGCCGGTGAGTGTTACTTATTATGGAAATTGGGCCATTAGTGCCTTGCCAAAAGAGAATTTCTACCACACTTCAGATCGTTGGTCGTTTTTTAACCAAATAATAATAGCCAAAAAGTTAAGCAAAACATTTTCATTACAGCTGGCGCCAAGTTATTCCCATTATAATGTAATTGATGCTCCGATGAGCAATGATTTATTTGCGGTAGAATTTGGTGGACGCGCAAAAGTCACTTCCAGCATGTCGATTCTTTTGGACGTGAATCAACCCATCACGTCTCAAGAAATTGCGCCTAAATCAGGTTTTTCAGTTGGAACCGAGTTTTCGACTGTTGGACATTCATTCCAAATTTTTATAAGCAATTACAGGGGAATTGTAAACCAGCAAAGCAACATGTTCAATCAATATGAATTCTTTGAAGGTGATTTTGCCATTGGATTCAACATCTCCAGAACTTGGTAG
- the nrfD gene encoding NrfD/PsrC family molybdoenzyme membrane anchor subunit, translated as MSEDIKIQESTNKHETFTQKEYMVMKNDLLKPIEKIGKAGKIWIAFLITVFLAGVVAYYIQETRGKYTTINLRDYTMWGVYISNFLFMVAIGLVGVLMSAILKLTHFEWYRPLSRIAEVIAIGAILFAGISIVVAMGRPDRLINLLMYGRIQSPIVWDVIGISTDLAASLILLFIPLIPSLITCRNNLKNLPKWQLKMYNVLSFGWQGTPEQWKILKKTMRILTILLIPLGILICTITAWLFATTLRAEWDSTNFGAYFVSNAFLLSSAVMILATFAFRKAYNLEKYLTELHFDKMGQVLVLMALIHGYFNINEYLIPAYKMSGLHENHLLSLFIGKDALFYWSVVIFGIMVPFLLPLFPKLRKPIPLTIISVVVLIAGWFRLYLVVIPGLLQPYLPIQDVPESWKHYTPSLVEMTIVAATFAGLLLIVTLFSRFFPIVSVWEVAEGQLEGKEEIINYK; from the coding sequence ATGTCTGAAGATATAAAAATACAGGAATCGACCAACAAGCACGAAACCTTTACCCAGAAAGAGTACATGGTCATGAAAAATGATCTGCTTAAACCCATCGAAAAAATTGGAAAAGCCGGAAAAATTTGGATTGCCTTTTTAATAACAGTTTTCTTGGCAGGAGTTGTTGCTTATTATATACAAGAAACCAGAGGAAAATATACCACGATTAATTTAAGAGATTATACAATGTGGGGTGTTTACATCTCCAACTTCTTGTTTATGGTGGCCATAGGTTTAGTCGGCGTGTTGATGTCGGCCATCCTTAAGCTCACCCATTTTGAATGGTACAGGCCGCTTTCCCGAATAGCCGAAGTTATTGCCATTGGAGCGATACTATTTGCCGGAATAAGCATCGTGGTTGCCATGGGTCGACCTGACAGGCTCATTAACTTGCTTATGTATGGACGCATTCAATCCCCAATTGTATGGGACGTTATTGGAATCTCGACTGATTTGGCCGCAAGTCTCATTTTGCTTTTTATTCCGCTAATTCCTTCGCTGATAACCTGCAGAAACAATTTAAAAAACTTGCCCAAATGGCAATTGAAAATGTATAATGTTCTTTCTTTCGGATGGCAAGGAACACCGGAACAATGGAAAATACTAAAAAAAACAATGAGGATATTGACAATATTGCTTATTCCCCTGGGTATCTTGATTTGTACCATCACGGCATGGTTGTTTGCCACAACGCTCAGAGCGGAATGGGATAGTACTAATTTTGGCGCTTATTTTGTTTCAAATGCCTTTTTGTTGAGTTCGGCCGTAATGATTCTGGCCACTTTTGCTTTTAGAAAAGCCTATAATCTGGAAAAATATTTAACCGAACTGCATTTCGATAAAATGGGTCAAGTACTGGTTCTAATGGCTTTAATCCATGGGTATTTCAATATCAATGAATACTTGATTCCTGCCTATAAAATGTCGGGCTTGCATGAAAATCACCTGTTAAGCTTGTTTATAGGTAAAGACGCCTTGTTTTATTGGTCAGTGGTGATTTTCGGAATCATGGTTCCATTCCTGTTGCCATTGTTTCCAAAATTGAGAAAACCAATTCCCTTGACCATTATTTCGGTTGTTGTATTGATTGCGGGCTGGTTCAGACTTTATTTGGTGGTTATTCCAGGATTACTTCAACCATATCTTCCCATACAAGATGTTCCTGAATCTTGGAAACATTACACCCCGAGTTTAGTCGAAATGACTATTGTCGCCGCTACTTTTGCCGGACTGCTCTTGATTGTAACCTTGTTCTCCAGATTTTTTCCAATTGTTTCTGTATGGGAGGTAGCCGAAGGCCAATTGGAAGGAAAAGAAGAAATAATTAACTATAAATAA